Proteins encoded by one window of Salvia splendens isolate huo1 chromosome 7, SspV2, whole genome shotgun sequence:
- the LOC121810680 gene encoding F-box protein SKIP19-like: protein MSTTHSSSKPSFPAFPPSPFTPPFDELFSLYHAIPLQNNPHIRLPPCSIPRNQRFPIFFFPIDPPLFGSFPGPQISKFDGRDPPGCICNIDDYFDFYATPHHHRIRLLRLCEEGLCSRWLRWMQTNVLLQPIKIPVAASSLAPPPPWIELPGDVTSNILHRLGAEWMLTSAQVCATWWKVSKDPDLWRVIDFSNPRQGVFNGQYNAMCRRAVDRSQGQLVDLTVQYFGDDALLDYIVHRSPNLKRLKLGTCFFISGYCSRRMVAKLPQLEELHLTLRPGIGACDIEVIGKSCPMLKSFSLNGFKCILPDPTYGGGLIHGYFQNLYARAISRSMPNLQHLQVFAHWIGNEGLEAILNGCPRLESLDIRRCFDLDLRGDLGKRCRQQIKHLKLPSDSINDIPWPNCDGGDPFTSSAFWFEYYIYKLYTDHFPRPDYNFNRRYRCLYLFNHG, encoded by the exons ATGTCCACAACACATTCTTCCAGCAAGCCTAGTTTCCCAGCATTTCCACCATCTCCCTTCACGCCACCATTTGATGAGCTATTCTCCTTATATCACGCCATTCCCCTCCAAAACAACCCTCATATCCGTCTTCCTCCTTGTTCCATCCCTCGCAATCAACGTTTtcccatcttcttcttccccatcGACCCTCCTCTATTTGGTTCCTTCCCAGGTCCCCAAATCTCTAAATTCGATGGCCGCGACCCCCCCGGATGCATCTGCAACATCGACGATTATTTCGACTTCTACGCCACTCCTCACCACCACCGAATCCGCTTACTGCGTCTATGTGAGGAAGGCCTTTGTTCAAGGTGGCTCCGCTGGATGCAGACCAACGTTCTCCTGCAGCCGATCAAAATTCCGGTGGCTGCTTCATCCTTGGCCCCTCCGCCACCATGGATCGAACTTCCCGGGGACGTGACTTCCAATATTTTGCATAGGCTGGGGGCGGAGTGGATGTTGACAAGTGCGCAAGTGTGTGCTACATGGTGGAAGGTTTCCAAGGATCCCGACTTGTGGCGAGTCATCGACTTCTCCAACCCTAGGCAAGGGGTTTTTAATGGCCAGTACAATGCCATGTGCCGCCGCGCAGTGGATCGTAGCCAGGGACAATTGGTCGATCTCACTGTTCAGTACTTCGGGGACGATGCACTCTTGGACTACATTGTCCATAG ATCACCAAATCTCAAACGCCTTAAACTTGGAACTTGCTTTTTCATATCAGGATATTGTTCACGTAGAATGGTTGCAAAACTTCCACAGTTGGAAGAATTGCACCTTACTCTTAGACCTGGGATTGGTGCTTGCGACATCGAGGTTATTGGCAAATCTTGTCCAATGTTGAAATCTTTCTCATTAAACGGATTTAAGTGCATACTTCCCGATCCAACATATGGTGGTGGTCTTATTCATGGATACTTTCAGAATTTGTATGCTCGCGCAATCAGCAGAAGCATGCCTAATTTGCAGCATCTACAAGTATTTGCACATTGGATTGGAAATGAAGGACTCGAAGCCATCCTTAACGGTTGTCCACGCCTTGAATCACTTGACATCCGTAGATGTTTTGATCTCGATCTTCGAGGGGATTTGGGGAAAAGATGCCGTCAACAAATTAAACATCTTAAACTCCCTAGTGACTCTATCAATGATATACCATGGCCTAATTGCGATGGTGGCGATCCGTttacttcttctgccttctgGTTTGAATATTACATATACAAACTTTATACCGACCATTTTCCGCGTCCTGACTATAACTTCAACAGACGGTATAGGTGTCTTTATTTATTCAATCATGGGTAA